The following proteins are encoded in a genomic region of Leptospira ryugenii:
- a CDS encoding cysteine synthase A: MALPILNGFVSAIGNTPLLRIPSLSEETGCEILGKAEFLNPGGSVKDRAALYIIEEAERSGRLKAGGTVVEGTAGNTGIGLTHICNAKGYKSIIVIPETQSKEKIEILRTLGADVRLVPAVPYANENNYVKVAGRIAQEIPNAIWANQFDNLANKQAHYETTGPEIWRDTNGKIDVWVTSLGTGGTYAGTAEYLKKQNPNIRCIVADPYGSGIYSFVKTGTIQIEGSSITEGIGQGRITKNMEGMPADDAIRIDDKECIRILEHVLRKDGLFLGGSVGINLGAAYKIAKELGPGHTIVTVLCDTGAKYQSKVFNHEFLKEKGILP; the protein is encoded by the coding sequence ATGGCTCTCCCCATCCTAAATGGCTTTGTTTCTGCGATTGGCAATACTCCCTTACTCCGGATTCCCTCCTTGAGTGAGGAAACTGGCTGTGAAATCTTAGGAAAAGCTGAATTTTTGAACCCAGGTGGTTCTGTGAAAGACAGAGCGGCGCTCTATATCATTGAAGAAGCTGAGCGTAGCGGAAGGCTGAAGGCCGGAGGGACAGTGGTGGAAGGAACTGCTGGCAACACTGGGATCGGTCTCACACACATATGCAATGCAAAAGGTTACAAGAGTATCATTGTCATACCAGAAACCCAATCCAAAGAAAAAATAGAAATTTTACGCACCTTAGGCGCTGATGTTAGATTGGTTCCTGCTGTACCATACGCGAATGAAAACAATTATGTTAAGGTGGCAGGACGGATTGCACAAGAGATTCCCAATGCAATCTGGGCCAACCAATTTGACAATCTTGCCAACAAACAAGCGCACTATGAAACAACTGGACCAGAAATTTGGAGAGATACAAACGGGAAAATCGATGTTTGGGTTACCTCCTTAGGTACCGGAGGCACTTATGCAGGTACAGCTGAATATTTAAAAAAACAAAATCCAAACATACGTTGTATCGTAGCCGACCCTTACGGATCTGGTATCTACTCATTTGTCAAAACGGGAACGATTCAAATAGAAGGAAGTTCCATTACAGAAGGGATCGGACAAGGAAGGATCACCAAAAATATGGAAGGTATGCCAGCAGATGACGCGATTCGAATCGATGACAAAGAGTGTATCCGTATCCTGGAGCATGTACTCAGAAAGGACGGCTTATTTTTAGGTGGATCAGTCGGTATCAATTTAGGTGCAGCCTACAAAATCGCTAAAGAATTGGGACCAGG
- a CDS encoding AAA family ATPase, with the protein MEKTLLLLRGLPGSGKSTFVELLKSLSPVVAFSLDEYFLNEEGIYHFNYRENHKAYKQCYTNVHQAMKDSISFLIVDQTFVSFREIKPYLDLALEFSYKTFVLTVENRHDGENQHGISDTQLVKMAESYKVKLLPKRLEGFSEREYPPL; encoded by the coding sequence ATGGAAAAAACTTTGCTTTTACTCAGAGGATTGCCTGGGTCGGGAAAGAGTACGTTTGTGGAGCTTCTAAAGTCACTAAGTCCTGTTGTAGCATTTTCCCTAGATGAGTATTTTTTGAATGAAGAAGGAATCTATCATTTTAACTACCGAGAGAATCACAAAGCCTATAAACAATGTTACACGAATGTCCATCAGGCAATGAAAGATTCTATTTCCTTTCTAATTGTTGACCAGACCTTTGTTTCCTTTCGTGAGATAAAACCCTATCTCGATTTGGCTCTCGAGTTTTCGTATAAAACTTTTGTTCTAACAGTGGAGAATCGACATGATGGTGAAAACCAACATGGTATTTCTGATACACAATTGGTGAAAATGGCAGAATCTTACAAAGTTAAGTTGTTGCCGAAACGATTAGAGGGGTTTTCAGAGAGAGAATACCCACCCCTATAA
- a CDS encoding RNA recognition motif domain-containing protein: MSVNIYVGNLSYDMTEGKLSELFSAHGAVTSAKIITDQYSGRSKGFGFIEMEDGQAADKAIKDLNGKNVMNREMKVNIAKPKTSTRR; encoded by the coding sequence ATGTCAGTAAATATTTATGTGGGCAATCTTTCTTATGATATGACCGAAGGAAAGTTGAGTGAACTTTTCAGTGCACATGGTGCAGTAACATCAGCAAAGATTATCACTGATCAATACTCTGGTCGATCTAAAGGTTTCGGTTTTATCGAAATGGAAGATGGACAAGCTGCAGATAAAGCGATTAAAGATTTGAACGGTAAAAATGTTATGAACCGTGAAATGAAAGTAAACATTGCAAAACCAAAAACTAGCACTAGAAGATAG
- a CDS encoding FKBP-type peptidyl-prolyl cis-trans isomerase, with the protein MNMSNTITKGKVVGFSYHLKNSQGATLDQSEEPLLYLHGEGNIIPGLEKELEGLKDGDSKQVKVSPEEAYGTYDENLVFQVPKTELPPEADLEIGMEFQTDTANGRMVLYLQEIRENDVVLNGNHPLAGETLHFDVTIKTIRDATAEEIAHGHVHGPGGHHHH; encoded by the coding sequence ATGAATATGTCAAATACCATCACTAAAGGAAAGGTTGTAGGATTTTCCTATCACCTAAAAAACTCCCAAGGCGCAACTCTTGATCAGTCAGAGGAACCATTACTTTACCTACACGGTGAGGGTAATATCATTCCAGGCTTGGAGAAAGAGTTAGAAGGATTAAAAGATGGAGACTCCAAACAAGTGAAAGTCTCCCCGGAAGAAGCCTATGGGACATATGACGAAAACTTGGTCTTCCAAGTTCCCAAAACCGAACTTCCTCCAGAAGCTGATTTAGAAATTGGTATGGAATTCCAGACAGATACAGCAAACGGAAGAATGGTGCTCTATCTACAAGAAATTCGGGAAAACGATGTAGTCCTAAACGGCAATCATCCGTTAGCTGGTGAAACTTTACACTTTGATGTAACCATTAAAACGATTCGGGATGCAACGGCGGAAGAGATTGCCCATGGCCATGTTCATGGTCCAGGCGGACACCACCACCACTGA
- a CDS encoding Na/Pi cotransporter family protein — MNWTLLIQIFGGLAIFIFGMKLMSESLQRVAGDRLRNFLSSMTRNRVSAVLSGVLITSTIQSSSATTVLVVGFVNAGLMQLTEAIGVIMGANIGTTITAWIVSFLGFKFNIATFAMPAIALGMIFQFSKKESRSGFGSFLIGFGFLFLGLDYLKSSVPDSAKDPESFQFLSQYTNMGFYTILLFVLIGTLLTIVIQSSSASTTITITLAFSGFIPIEAAYGMILGENIGTTITANLAAIAGNRNAKKAALAHTVFNIFGVVWALLFFQAFSHLVDTLIPEDPLVNKESTRFHISLFHTLFNVINTLLLIWFVNTLTKFVSRIVDLLASKTAKDKSSIRLLQSGAVKTTELAMVELIEYTKKIIRDTYDFFRLTEQLLTESYDGTRVSQVLKKEEELDQVRSQVLQYLNEVQEMGITGNYGKDVLGIMERVKAVEEMGDNFASIARKVRKSHRQKIFLEKSGLHTVKEQIEIIKHHYELLLGNLERSESFDILGNPQIRNQSREYRFQMIQFIKKSESKLRKKKFQKKSNYLASLLYRDISRNLDNISRQLNASIYADV, encoded by the coding sequence ATGAACTGGACTCTTTTAATTCAAATATTTGGCGGACTCGCCATTTTTATTTTCGGTATGAAGCTGATGAGTGAATCCCTCCAAAGAGTGGCGGGGGATCGATTGAGAAACTTTCTTTCTTCAATGACTCGCAATCGTGTCTCTGCGGTTTTAAGCGGAGTGCTCATCACATCCACCATCCAATCTTCCTCAGCAACTACGGTTCTTGTTGTTGGTTTTGTGAATGCCGGGCTTATGCAACTAACAGAAGCTATTGGCGTTATCATGGGAGCGAATATAGGAACGACCATCACTGCATGGATTGTTTCTTTTTTAGGTTTTAAATTCAACATTGCTACCTTTGCCATGCCTGCCATTGCACTTGGGATGATATTTCAGTTTTCTAAAAAAGAAAGTCGCTCAGGATTTGGAAGTTTTCTGATAGGCTTTGGATTTTTGTTTTTAGGTTTAGATTACCTTAAATCATCTGTTCCCGATTCTGCCAAAGATCCAGAGTCATTTCAGTTTTTATCCCAATATACTAATATGGGATTTTATACAATTTTACTGTTTGTATTGATTGGTACTTTGCTTACCATCGTGATCCAATCTTCATCTGCCTCAACAACGATCACTATTACTTTGGCATTTTCTGGCTTTATCCCGATTGAAGCTGCTTATGGTATGATCCTAGGCGAAAACATTGGAACAACCATTACGGCAAACCTTGCCGCTATTGCTGGCAATCGAAATGCAAAGAAGGCGGCTTTAGCACATACTGTGTTCAATATATTTGGTGTGGTTTGGGCACTTCTTTTCTTCCAAGCCTTCTCTCACCTAGTGGATACTTTGATCCCAGAAGACCCTTTGGTGAATAAAGAATCTACAAGGTTTCATATCTCGCTCTTCCATACACTTTTCAATGTCATCAATACCTTACTCTTGATTTGGTTTGTAAATACATTAACAAAGTTTGTCAGTCGGATTGTTGATTTACTTGCTTCAAAAACTGCAAAGGACAAATCTTCTATACGGCTGTTGCAGTCGGGAGCTGTGAAAACCACGGAACTTGCCATGGTAGAGCTCATCGAATATACAAAAAAAATCATAAGAGATACATATGATTTTTTTCGTCTCACGGAGCAATTGTTGACTGAGTCCTATGATGGAACTAGAGTTAGCCAAGTTCTAAAAAAAGAAGAAGAATTAGACCAAGTACGCTCCCAAGTTCTGCAATATCTCAATGAAGTGCAAGAAATGGGAATCACTGGAAATTATGGAAAGGATGTTCTAGGGATTATGGAACGCGTGAAAGCAGTTGAGGAGATGGGTGATAATTTTGCCTCTATCGCGCGTAAGGTAAGAAAGAGCCACCGCCAAAAGATCTTTTTAGAAAAGTCCGGGTTGCATACCGTCAAAGAACAAATTGAGATTATCAAACACCATTATGAGTTGCTTTTAGGAAATTTGGAACGAAGTGAAAGTTTTGATATCCTAGGAAATCCTCAGATTCGTAACCAAAGTAGAGAGTATCGTTTTCAAATGATTCAATTTATCAAAAAGAGTGAATCCAAATTGCGAAAAAAGAAGTTCCAGAAGAAATCAAATTATTTGGCTAGTTTGCTCTACCGAGATATTTCCAGGAATTTGGACAATATCTCAAGACAGTTAAATGCATCGATCTATGCGGATGTATAG
- a CDS encoding 7TM diverse intracellular signaling domain-containing protein has product MRKLKHTSYRIKQCFLIFLLHLTTSQFPLYAKDKTTLSPPDCPNKDQLLLSRIDSLESLAPYLSYLSFPSQETLLFPLDLAKDKNQYTHSFGKIPNFGNTDKTYLFCYQIKNDTQVAHDLVVFIKYPLLDHVQFFETTNGTFVTFPAQGRLYSFFAREKRYRGFSHELELSPQETKQIWVLVSTESSMSVPLFVAKEKDFSHFVSDDFLIQGFYFGIVSVMTFYNFFVFLLIRDKAYLYYVIYLLFGSIAFQLSLNGILPMYFFPNQPALVWNLHNIIYYLFLFFSFPMSMTFMNLKENSPKLFLIFQMGMYISLLGLFLIPFLPYRLLNASGDIYSLCLAILGISASSYIAFSVKFRPAYFFFFAFLFVIIGGLGTLMKYMGVLPVNPFTENAFQIAMAIEVILMAFGLGDRISIVRKENERTQIKAEIDKQKLLAFQKELLLAKKLQESTLPSKVNHPEIVEVNAGYLPASLVGGDFYDIVKLSETEIICLIADVTGHGVPAAIEAAMLKIAFTQSLRFATSPSLVLNRINRSLVGTYQNQLLTAAALYINLEHKYFRIANAGHPPLYHVKQNSNVILPIRPKGKLIGLSKDLEFHEEEYELATHDQFFLFTDGLWDVWERDERGEKESEGKGEELFLEWMHSHMELSADQLHAKLEAFIKTRTTYIPPEDDITFILFSVRP; this is encoded by the coding sequence ATGAGAAAGTTAAAGCATACAAGCTATCGTATCAAACAATGCTTTCTCATTTTTCTTCTACATCTAACTACCTCACAATTTCCTCTCTACGCAAAAGACAAAACCACCCTTTCTCCACCTGACTGCCCCAACAAAGATCAACTTCTCCTATCAAGAATTGACTCCCTTGAATCTTTAGCACCTTATCTGAGTTATTTGTCCTTTCCTTCTCAGGAAACGTTGTTGTTTCCATTAGATTTGGCAAAGGACAAAAACCAATACACACATAGTTTCGGAAAAATTCCAAATTTTGGCAATACTGACAAAACGTATCTTTTCTGTTACCAAATCAAAAATGATACTCAAGTTGCGCATGACTTAGTTGTTTTTATTAAATATCCCTTACTCGACCATGTTCAATTCTTTGAGACAACAAATGGAACATTCGTTACTTTCCCAGCACAAGGAAGACTCTACTCATTTTTTGCGAGAGAAAAGAGATACCGAGGGTTTTCTCATGAATTAGAATTATCGCCACAAGAAACAAAGCAAATTTGGGTTTTGGTTTCTACAGAGAGTTCTATGTCTGTACCGCTGTTTGTCGCAAAAGAAAAGGATTTTTCTCATTTTGTATCCGATGATTTCTTAATCCAAGGTTTTTATTTTGGAATTGTCTCTGTAATGACCTTTTATAATTTCTTTGTTTTTCTTTTGATCCGAGATAAGGCATACTTATATTATGTTATCTATCTTCTCTTTGGCTCGATCGCATTTCAGCTCTCTTTGAATGGCATTTTGCCCATGTACTTTTTCCCAAATCAGCCAGCTTTGGTTTGGAATCTTCATAACATTATTTACTACTTATTTTTGTTTTTCAGTTTTCCTATGAGTATGACCTTTATGAATCTAAAGGAAAACTCTCCGAAATTATTTTTAATATTTCAAATGGGAATGTACATTTCCTTACTAGGTTTATTTCTCATACCATTTTTACCATATCGACTGCTCAATGCCAGTGGAGACATCTATAGTCTATGTTTAGCGATATTAGGTATCTCCGCTTCATCCTATATTGCATTTTCAGTTAAGTTCAGACCGGCATATTTTTTCTTTTTTGCCTTTCTATTTGTGATCATCGGTGGCCTAGGTACTTTGATGAAATACATGGGAGTACTTCCTGTGAATCCATTCACTGAAAATGCCTTCCAAATAGCCATGGCCATTGAAGTAATTCTTATGGCTTTTGGCTTAGGAGATCGTATATCAATTGTCCGAAAAGAAAACGAAAGAACTCAAATCAAGGCAGAAATCGATAAACAAAAGTTACTTGCCTTCCAAAAAGAACTTCTCCTTGCAAAGAAATTGCAGGAAAGTACCTTACCTTCAAAAGTCAATCACCCAGAAATTGTTGAGGTCAATGCGGGCTATCTTCCTGCATCTCTCGTGGGTGGAGATTTTTATGATATCGTAAAACTTAGCGAAACTGAAATCATCTGTTTGATAGCAGATGTTACTGGTCATGGAGTTCCAGCCGCCATTGAAGCTGCCATGCTAAAGATTGCCTTTACGCAATCCCTTCGTTTTGCAACAAGTCCAAGTTTAGTTCTGAACCGAATCAATCGCTCTCTCGTTGGCACCTACCAAAACCAATTACTCACAGCTGCTGCTCTTTACATCAATCTAGAACATAAATACTTCCGCATTGCAAACGCAGGGCATCCTCCTTTGTACCATGTTAAGCAAAATAGCAATGTAATTCTACCCATCCGCCCCAAGGGAAAGTTGATTGGTCTTTCGAAAGATCTAGAATTTCATGAAGAGGAATATGAGCTTGCTACTCATGACCAGTTTTTTCTATTCACCGATGGACTTTGGGATGTTTGGGAGAGAGACGAACGCGGGGAAAAAGAATCCGAAGGAAAAGGCGAGGAACTCTTTTTGGAATGGATGCATAGCCACATGGAGCTTTCGGCAGACCAATTGCACGCCAAACTCGAAGCATTTATCAAAACAAGAACAACTTACATACCACCAGAGGATGACATTACTTTCATCCTCTTTTCGGTTAGACCTTAG
- a CDS encoding LB_289 family protein: MKRTELERRERELRRMEKKKISSGSKESMSVGDYIEALFGLFRYDTEEIFNAKEDESVLELLENMKMEQPEKQWDVIIRKAVNKTKVVQRERAYEELRNLAGVEAGVS, from the coding sequence ATGAAACGCACAGAGTTAGAACGTAGAGAACGCGAACTTCGTCGGATGGAAAAGAAAAAGATCAGCTCAGGTTCAAAAGAATCCATGAGCGTAGGCGATTACATAGAGGCATTGTTCGGATTATTTCGCTATGATACAGAAGAAATCTTCAATGCGAAAGAAGACGAGTCAGTTTTAGAATTGTTAGAGAATATGAAAATGGAACAGCCTGAAAAGCAGTGGGATGTCATCATCCGAAAAGCTGTCAATAAAACGAAAGTTGTCCAAAGAGAAAGAGCCTACGAAGAATTGAGAAATCTTGCTGGAGTAGAAGCAGGCGTATCCTAA
- a CDS encoding ankyrin repeat domain-containing protein — protein MKLLHGFAFLCVFSQALFATDLDLQKIRDPKTFLEKVRRGFDVDAVRSSDGYTLLHYAADVGSVELVLELLERGAIKNPVMHSGNTPLSTAIRSGHKDIVRIFLEQGVDPNFKLGKADKEKTHFHYYITQTQKLDRYIYDLFIKKGANVESKDSSGETPLMAIAGSGVEKLDHLKLLLSSRADAKAQNREGRTPLMLAVFSLDEAMVQFLISVKVPVNQRDFEGNTVLIGMIPTIEPNKDLEEKKLKILKLLINSGADLNATNNEGSTVLHELVKTNEYNLLSYVIDLKPDSSKRNQRKQTPLDMAIQKQNWKVTEMLLKIEKNLDALDETGFTRLHSAIQNDSIELLRLLLEAGANPDIQDREGRTAKDLALFLKNKKAIEILESGP, from the coding sequence ATGAAGCTACTCCATGGTTTTGCCTTTCTTTGTGTATTCAGCCAAGCCCTTTTTGCAACCGACCTAGACTTACAAAAAATCCGAGACCCGAAAACCTTTTTGGAAAAGGTGAGGAGAGGCTTTGATGTCGATGCCGTTCGCTCATCAGACGGTTATACTCTCCTCCATTATGCGGCAGATGTGGGAAGTGTTGAATTGGTTTTGGAACTCCTAGAGAGAGGTGCCATTAAAAATCCAGTGATGCACAGTGGCAACACTCCGCTTTCAACAGCCATCCGATCTGGGCATAAAGATATCGTTCGAATCTTTCTCGAACAAGGAGTCGACCCTAATTTCAAACTGGGCAAGGCAGATAAAGAAAAGACCCACTTCCATTATTATATAACTCAAACCCAGAAGTTAGATCGTTATATCTATGATCTATTTATCAAGAAAGGAGCAAATGTAGAGAGCAAAGACTCTTCAGGGGAAACACCTTTGATGGCCATTGCTGGATCAGGAGTTGAAAAGTTAGACCATTTAAAACTACTATTGAGTTCAAGAGCTGATGCAAAGGCCCAGAACCGAGAAGGTAGAACTCCACTTATGTTAGCTGTATTTTCTTTGGATGAAGCGATGGTACAATTTTTAATCTCTGTGAAAGTACCAGTTAACCAAAGAGATTTTGAAGGAAATACTGTGCTTATTGGAATGATTCCAACAATAGAACCTAATAAAGATTTGGAGGAAAAAAAGCTTAAGATACTTAAATTATTGATCAATTCAGGCGCCGATCTAAATGCAACGAATAATGAAGGTTCAACGGTACTTCATGAACTGGTAAAAACAAATGAATATAATCTATTGTCTTATGTGATCGACCTAAAGCCAGACTCTTCCAAACGCAACCAAAGAAAACAAACTCCTCTTGATATGGCTATACAGAAACAAAATTGGAAAGTGACAGAGATGCTCTTAAAGATAGAAAAAAATCTCGATGCGTTGGATGAGACGGGGTTTACGCGATTGCATTCCGCTATCCAAAATGACTCCATTGAATTGTTGCGATTGTTGCTGGAAGCAGGTGCAAATCCCGATATCCAGGATAGAGAAGGTAGGACAGCAAAAGACCTTGCCCTTTTCCTTAAAAACAAGAAAGCGATAGAAATTCTAGAATCAGGTCCCTAA
- a CDS encoding LIC_11090 family protein — translation MEPDFELKWMGLSRFTAALLVLIVGSHTVFLSGGLLGITVELASKLCTCNHGAKQEKHSDGEDHSFRSKIKTSHSKRSNLAHCHDAKPGEVHVCSCKKSKSSLEQLARYHQSWIIASHRIIQNIVSEIIAFFRSEDQRLAEGWPTSLIKPPRIPFV, via the coding sequence TTGGAACCTGATTTTGAATTGAAATGGATGGGCCTTTCCCGTTTCACTGCTGCCTTACTCGTATTGATTGTAGGAAGCCATACTGTTTTTTTATCAGGCGGCCTCCTGGGCATCACTGTGGAGTTAGCTTCAAAATTGTGCACATGCAACCATGGAGCCAAACAAGAAAAGCATAGTGATGGAGAGGACCATTCCTTTCGTTCAAAGATAAAGACGAGTCATTCGAAACGTTCAAATTTAGCCCATTGCCATGATGCAAAGCCAGGTGAGGTGCATGTTTGCTCGTGTAAAAAGAGTAAGTCCTCCCTTGAGCAATTGGCGCGTTACCACCAAAGTTGGATCATCGCATCCCATCGCATCATTCAAAATATTGTATCTGAAATTATTGCTTTCTTCCGATCTGAGGACCAGAGGCTTGCAGAGGGTTGGCCCACCTCTCTGATAAAGCCGCCCCGTATTCCTTTTGTTTAA
- a CDS encoding MbnP family copper-binding protein has protein sequence MNKLIYLLILILISASAFSCQTEKSNDNDLGLVALAVIANGSAVTSIPFELVSGTDAFSCNQAISGSGSTQLQLRDARFFVHDVKLVKADGSTTDFILSTDDTWQNGTVALLDFENRTGQCTVGTTDTNKTLRGYAAPGLYVGVEFKVGVPTAQNKLLNTTGGAPLNTTGMYWSWTTGYKFMKFEWRALEGAGSTNQFHTGGVSCTGGNGNDITCAYPNIPTVRITRSNNAIWSATENPIYINIQELVKNTNSNLSNGGASYTCMAGNTTASCKSILNSIGINETDGKTLSTQSAFSIKN, from the coding sequence ATGAACAAACTTATATATTTACTTATTCTAATTTTGATAAGCGCATCAGCGTTTAGCTGTCAAACTGAAAAATCGAATGATAACGATCTTGGTCTCGTTGCTCTGGCTGTAATCGCAAATGGTTCTGCTGTTACAAGTATTCCTTTCGAACTTGTCTCAGGAACAGACGCATTTAGCTGTAATCAGGCAATATCAGGAAGCGGAAGCACTCAATTACAGTTACGTGATGCAAGATTTTTTGTTCACGATGTAAAGCTTGTAAAGGCTGATGGATCGACAACAGATTTTATACTTTCGACAGATGATACTTGGCAGAATGGTACTGTAGCCTTACTTGACTTTGAAAATAGAACTGGCCAATGCACTGTCGGCACGACTGATACAAACAAAACCCTACGCGGCTATGCGGCCCCAGGCTTGTATGTTGGCGTGGAGTTTAAAGTGGGTGTACCCACTGCCCAAAACAAGCTACTCAATACAACTGGCGGTGCACCATTGAACACAACTGGAATGTACTGGTCTTGGACGACAGGGTATAAATTTATGAAATTTGAATGGAGAGCTCTCGAGGGTGCTGGTTCAACGAATCAATTTCACACTGGCGGAGTATCTTGCACTGGGGGCAATGGAAATGACATTACTTGTGCATATCCTAACATTCCAACAGTTCGAATCACTCGGTCAAACAATGCAATATGGAGTGCTACTGAAAACCCTATTTACATCAATATACAAGAATTAGTAAAAAACACTAACTCCAATTTGTCGAATGGTGGTGCATCCTATACGTGTATGGCTGGAAATACGACAGCTAGTTGTAAATCCATACTAAATAGTATTGGTATCAACGAAACTGATGGAAAGACACTCAGTACTCAAAGTGCTTTTTCGATAAAAAATTAA
- a CDS encoding MbnH family di-heme enzyme, which translates to MKLQSIIAIFLLISCSIFEKKKNDNDLVLGLILLSANNAYKWNLPPGFPVPTVPSENPMSEAKVALGRHLFYDKNLSQDRSLSCSGCHKQSLAFTDGRRFGIGITNEAHPRNSQNLGNAAYHPRLTWANPQMTTLEIQSRVPMFGESPIELGLINNDYLDRLKADTRYISLFNNAFGGAPGSISEQNVRFALASFQRSLITGNAPADKYAFQNQSNALNASQIRGFRIFNGEVAECFHCHGGFNYTDTVFHNQQPTSDIFYHNNGIYTKAEYDALSVNKRGLYEITLLESDQGKFRAPSLRNIGLTFPYMHDGSFMCDDSENPSITSGKTIRDCAVNALRKVVAHYESGGKSHPNKDSSFIRPFTLTAQERTDLVEFLLSLTDTDFINNPAHSNPF; encoded by the coding sequence ATGAAGTTACAATCAATAATAGCAATTTTTCTCCTTATTTCATGCTCAATCTTTGAAAAGAAAAAAAACGATAACGATCTAGTTTTAGGTCTTATACTTCTTTCAGCAAACAATGCATATAAATGGAATCTCCCACCGGGATTTCCTGTACCTACAGTGCCATCGGAAAATCCTATGTCTGAAGCAAAAGTAGCTTTAGGAAGACATTTATTTTACGACAAAAATCTTTCCCAGGATAGGAGCTTATCTTGCTCTGGATGTCACAAACAGAGTTTAGCATTTACTGACGGGAGAAGATTTGGAATTGGAATAACGAATGAAGCTCATCCAAGAAATTCTCAAAATTTAGGGAATGCTGCCTACCATCCTCGACTAACTTGGGCAAACCCTCAAATGACGACATTAGAGATTCAATCTAGGGTACCAATGTTTGGAGAGTCGCCAATAGAACTAGGTTTAATAAATAATGATTATTTGGATAGATTGAAGGCAGATACACGCTACATATCTTTGTTTAATAATGCATTTGGTGGCGCTCCGGGATCCATCTCGGAACAGAATGTTCGATTTGCATTGGCTAGCTTTCAGCGTTCTCTTATCACAGGGAATGCACCTGCCGATAAATACGCTTTTCAGAATCAGTCAAATGCATTGAATGCATCTCAAATCAGGGGATTTAGAATATTCAATGGAGAGGTGGCCGAATGTTTTCATTGTCATGGTGGGTTTAATTACACCGACACGGTTTTTCATAATCAGCAACCCACTAGCGATATTTTTTATCATAACAATGGTATCTATACTAAAGCAGAATATGATGCACTTTCGGTCAATAAACGTGGCTTATATGAGATAACGTTGTTGGAATCAGATCAAGGGAAATTTCGTGCACCTTCCCTGCGAAATATCGGTTTAACATTCCCATATATGCATGATGGTTCTTTTATGTGTGATGATTCAGAAAATCCGAGTATAACGTCTGGAAAAACAATCAGAGATTGTGCAGTAAACGCTTTGCGTAAGGTCGTTGCTCATTATGAAAGTGGGGGAAAATCTCATCCAAATAAAGACAGTTCATTCATACGACCATTCACTTTGACGGCCCAAGAGAGAACCGATCTTGTAGAATTTTTACTCTCTCTAACAGACACTGACTTTATCAACAATCCAGCTCATTCGAATCCATTTTAA